The Lacipirellula parvula genome window below encodes:
- a CDS encoding aminotransferase class I/II-fold pyridoxal phosphate-dependent enzyme: MHTDQLPGSFFGPSTLVELLRHRAMHQGDDLGYRFLLDGEKSTLEWTYADVDRKARAIAASLQAMDMQGERALLLYPSGLDFVAAFFGCLYAGVIAVPAYPPRRNRNMARIDAIANDAEAKIALTTFEVLERVQTMIADTPALQRIRWRATDQWDDELADQWRRPDVHGDTLAFLQYTSGSTGTPKGVMLTHSNLMHNSAMITYAFEHSRSGSGCFWLPLYHDMGLIGGILQPLYMGRLNTLLSPTHFLQRPVRWLQAISQSGSTISGGPNFAYDLCAEKVTAEQKRTLDLSRWSLAFNGAEPVRAETIERFSNAFAECGFRREAFYPCYGLAEATLIVAGGYKQSEPVVQSFDLHALEKHEVVPAPTGAEHARELVGSGGNLLDQNIVIADPDTFEPCTANQVGEIWVSGPSVAQGYWRREDATHETFQARLRDGRGPFLRTGDLGFLHKGELFVTGRLKDLIIIHGVNYYPQDIEQSIGVAHEKVKLGVAAAFAVGDQGAERLVVVQETERGRNLDFEEIITAIRKRIAGDFELPVSAVVLLKTGSIPKTSSGKIQRHACQAGYLAGTLAAVATWSAETGQVEVIKSVRRRDSEDGDDESDGLEVAADLPQKPAAINGFAAHKPVPVNAAAPKGADPRLTGNRPQIIEVVYAKVREIGRERVGELDWDTNIVELGLDSLERMEIVASLEEAFGGRFPDSVLPSMETCGEVVEAIEQFMGGELKVRTGAPAAYEVAEEDYQFAKSAEYLRLQENFKLTTQHGMTNPFFTVHEGIMNDRTIINGQEYINFCSYNYIGMSGDPVVVNATRDAVARYGTSVSASRLVSGEKPLHGALERGIADFIGTEAAIVLVGGHSTNETVIGHLFGPGDLILHDSLSHNSIMQGAILSGARRRPFPHNDWRALEKILGEIRHEYRRVLIVVEGVYSMDGDYPDLPQFVEIKKRHKAYLMVDEAHSLGTMGLHGRGMSEHFGINPREVDLWMGTLSKSLGSCGGYIAAQKEIVEYLKYTAPGFVYSVGLSPANAAAALASLNLLQEEPERVARLAENSRLFLRLSKDAGLNTGGSNNTAVVPVITGNSEHALVLSQLLRSRGINVQPILYPAVEERAARLRFFITSNHTPEQIHYTVRAVAEELDSIDPSYRGADRPLPELLETPFDSRTAALPPR, encoded by the coding sequence GTGCACACGGATCAACTTCCTGGATCGTTCTTCGGCCCGTCGACGCTTGTCGAGCTGCTGCGGCATCGCGCCATGCACCAAGGCGACGACCTCGGCTACCGCTTCCTGCTCGACGGCGAAAAGTCGACGCTCGAGTGGACCTACGCCGACGTCGATCGCAAAGCCCGCGCCATCGCCGCCTCGCTACAGGCGATGGACATGCAGGGCGAACGGGCGCTGCTACTCTATCCGTCCGGCCTCGACTTCGTCGCTGCGTTCTTCGGTTGCTTGTACGCGGGCGTGATCGCCGTCCCGGCCTACCCGCCGCGCCGCAACCGGAACATGGCCCGCATCGACGCCATCGCGAACGACGCGGAAGCGAAGATCGCGCTCACGACGTTCGAAGTTCTCGAACGCGTGCAAACGATGATCGCCGACACCCCCGCGCTGCAGCGGATCCGTTGGCGCGCCACCGATCAATGGGATGACGAACTCGCCGACCAATGGCGCCGCCCCGACGTCCATGGCGATACGCTCGCCTTCCTCCAATACACGTCTGGTTCAACCGGCACGCCGAAGGGGGTGATGCTCACCCACTCGAACCTGATGCACAACTCGGCCATGATCACCTACGCCTTCGAGCACTCGCGCTCAGGCAGCGGCTGCTTCTGGCTACCTCTTTACCACGATATGGGCCTCATCGGCGGCATTTTGCAGCCGCTCTACATGGGCCGCCTCAATACGCTGCTCTCGCCGACGCACTTCCTACAACGGCCGGTTCGCTGGCTGCAAGCGATTTCGCAGTCGGGGTCGACGATCAGCGGCGGGCCGAACTTTGCCTACGATCTGTGCGCCGAGAAAGTGACCGCCGAACAGAAGCGGACCCTCGATCTCAGCCGCTGGTCGCTCGCCTTCAACGGCGCCGAGCCGGTACGGGCCGAAACGATCGAGCGGTTCAGCAACGCCTTCGCCGAATGCGGCTTCCGTCGCGAGGCGTTCTACCCCTGCTACGGGTTGGCCGAAGCAACGCTGATCGTCGCGGGCGGGTATAAGCAGTCGGAACCGGTGGTCCAGTCGTTCGACCTGCATGCCCTTGAGAAGCATGAAGTCGTCCCGGCCCCGACGGGCGCCGAGCATGCCCGCGAACTCGTCGGCAGCGGCGGCAACCTGCTCGACCAAAACATCGTCATCGCCGATCCCGACACCTTCGAACCTTGCACGGCCAATCAGGTCGGCGAGATCTGGGTCTCAGGCCCCAGCGTCGCCCAAGGCTACTGGCGCCGTGAAGACGCCACTCACGAAACATTCCAAGCCCGCTTGCGCGATGGCCGCGGCCCGTTCCTCCGCACGGGCGACCTCGGCTTCCTGCACAAGGGCGAGCTGTTCGTCACCGGGCGTTTGAAGGACCTGATCATCATCCACGGGGTGAACTACTACCCACAGGACATTGAGCAGTCGATCGGCGTCGCGCACGAGAAAGTGAAGCTCGGCGTTGCCGCGGCGTTTGCCGTGGGCGATCAAGGCGCCGAGCGGTTGGTCGTCGTGCAAGAGACCGAGCGCGGTCGCAACCTCGACTTCGAAGAAATCATCACCGCCATCCGCAAGCGCATCGCCGGGGACTTCGAGCTTCCCGTGTCGGCGGTCGTGCTGCTGAAGACCGGCAGCATTCCGAAGACCTCCAGCGGTAAGATCCAGCGCCACGCCTGCCAGGCGGGTTACCTCGCCGGCACCCTGGCCGCGGTCGCCACCTGGTCGGCCGAGACGGGCCAAGTGGAAGTCATTAAGTCGGTCCGCCGTCGCGATAGCGAAGACGGCGACGACGAGTCAGACGGCCTGGAAGTCGCCGCCGATCTGCCGCAGAAGCCAGCCGCGATCAACGGTTTCGCTGCTCACAAGCCGGTTCCCGTTAACGCTGCAGCCCCCAAGGGCGCCGACCCGCGCCTCACCGGCAACCGCCCGCAGATCATTGAAGTCGTCTACGCGAAGGTCCGCGAAATCGGCCGCGAACGCGTCGGCGAACTCGACTGGGACACGAACATCGTCGAACTCGGTCTCGATTCGCTCGAGCGGATGGAAATCGTCGCCTCGCTGGAAGAAGCGTTCGGCGGCCGTTTCCCCGACTCTGTGCTGCCGTCGATGGAAACCTGCGGCGAAGTCGTCGAAGCGATCGAACAGTTTATGGGCGGCGAACTAAAGGTTCGCACCGGCGCCCCAGCGGCTTACGAAGTTGCCGAGGAAGACTACCAGTTCGCCAAGTCGGCCGAGTATCTCCGCCTGCAGGAGAACTTTAAGCTCACCACGCAGCACGGCATGACGAATCCCTTCTTCACGGTGCATGAAGGGATCATGAATGATCGCACGATCATCAACGGGCAGGAGTACATCAACTTCTGCAGCTACAACTACATTGGCATGTCGGGCGACCCCGTGGTCGTCAACGCGACGCGCGACGCGGTGGCACGCTACGGCACGAGCGTCTCGGCCAGCCGGTTGGTCTCGGGCGAGAAGCCGCTCCACGGCGCGCTCGAACGGGGTATTGCCGACTTCATCGGAACCGAAGCGGCCATCGTGCTAGTCGGCGGTCACTCGACGAACGAGACGGTGATCGGCCACCTGTTTGGCCCAGGCGATCTCATTCTGCACGATTCGCTGTCGCACAACAGCATCATGCAAGGCGCTATTTTGTCGGGCGCCCGTCGTCGGCCGTTCCCGCACAACGACTGGCGTGCTCTGGAAAAAATCCTCGGTGAGATTCGCCACGAGTATCGCCGCGTGCTGATCGTCGTCGAAGGCGTCTACAGCATGGACGGCGACTACCCAGATCTGCCGCAGTTCGTTGAAATCAAGAAACGCCATAAGGCCTACTTGATGGTCGACGAGGCCCACTCGCTCGGCACGATGGGTCTGCACGGCCGCGGTATGTCGGAGCATTTCGGCATCAACCCGCGTGAAGTCGACCTCTGGATGGGCACGCTCAGCAAGTCGCTCGGCAGCTGCGGCGGGTACATTGCCGCTCAAAAGGAAATCGTCGAGTACCTTAAGTACACGGCGCCGGGCTTCGTTTACAGCGTCGGCCTGTCCCCGGCGAATGCGGCTGCGGCGCTCGCTTCACTGAACCTCCTGCAAGAGGAACCGGAACGGGTAGCTCGCTTGGCCGAGAACTCACGGCTGTTCCTCCGCCTGTCGAAAGACGCCGGCCTAAACACCGGCGGCAGCAACAACACGGCGGTCGTGCCAGTGATCACGGGCAACTCGGAACACGCGCTCGTGCTCTCGCAACTGCTGCGGAGCCGCGGGATCAATGTGCAGCCGATTCTGTACCCGGCCGTGGAAGAACGGGCCGCCCGGCTGCGGTTCTTCATCACGAGCAACCACACGCCGGAGCAAATCCACTACACCGTGCGGGCCGTCGCCGAGGAACTCGACTCGATCGATCCTTCCTACCGCGGCGCTGATCGCCCGTTGCCGGAACTGTTGGAAACGCCGTTCGATTCCCGGACGGCCGCCTTGCCGCCGCGGTAA
- a CDS encoding WXG100 family type VII secretion target gives MSQAVVDPAELRRFAHQLKLFNAELEERMTTLAGQLHALNVTWRDQEQKKFSEEFEQHMKLISRSIEATNEYAPFLLRKAERIEEYLTQR, from the coding sequence ATGTCGCAGGCAGTCGTCGATCCGGCGGAGCTTCGCCGCTTCGCCCATCAGCTCAAGCTCTTCAACGCGGAACTCGAAGAGCGGATGACCACGCTCGCCGGCCAGCTCCACGCTCTGAACGTTACCTGGCGCGACCAGGAGCAGAAAAAGTTCAGCGAGGAGTTCGAGCAGCATATGAAGCTGATCAGCCGCTCGATCGAAGCCACCAACGAGTATGCGCCGTTCTTGCTGCGTAAGGCGGAGCGGATTGAAGAGTATCTGACGCAACGATAG
- a CDS encoding FtsK/SpoIIIE domain-containing protein: MTTPRLSTRRELELMQQLQQVADKRAGEERILAAAISAELETAEKEFEQTARKLNEAYSAKSRVLEEEYATVSQAAIVAHDEAIRQAETRHKTALKGNDDRRNASLAAAEHHAQELEWQANTVFEAHKGQPQQLVEETTKRLQSRRRIAEGLQRDANTLLELREQTQAAAAFDWRADPATELLTAEIPAAATADDRLQQTLNLLKQAVLDLQDQKLPSLFLEGKRWLGWLGGAAAFGALFGVVVGAISGLGWIIGLIAGLVLGSIGGGALVAVAVPRGRRRSLQQFGRIQRLLEQYQQLEQTTLVEAKAHSERLTQENIRRRERDVAHAHDELAAKRAELQTAHAAELSRVEVEAAAAIAEISAKRDAALSAAEAKYPPLIEQAVAGRSREERENAERFDARRAAAHEKQATAWQQMADAWQSGFRAVSDELAAMQNRCRELFPDWSTTDLAAWQRPTEPPEAIPFGLCPLPLQAVKHGVPDDPRLDPGVRRLVLPATMPLKEQPRMVITADGAGRRAAAEVLQLMMLRFLTSMPAGKLRFTIIDPAGLGENFAAFMHLADYDEQLVAARILTDYKQIDERLGIISQHMEKVLQKYLRNEFATIHEYNESAGEVAEPYHVIVAANFPHGFSDSAARKLVSISQSGPRCGVFTLLSIDTDVKLPHEFRLQPLLDDAVHLQWLDNRLVWKYPLFEKLPLELDRMPQAEELNHLLRIAGEQSRKASRVEVPFSMVAPPPDRLWEEDSSRELVVPMGRAGAKELQSLRFGVGTSQHALISGKTGSGKSTLLHALITNVALHYAPDQVELYLVDFKKGVEFKAYANGRLPHARVIAIESEREFGVSVLERLDAELRRRGELFRSYAVQDLGGFRRAAPEIPMPRTMLIVDEFQELFVADDKLAQDAALLLDRLVRQGRAFGIHVMLGSQTLAGAYSLARSTLGQMAVRIALECSEADAHLILSDENTAARLLNRPGEAIYNDQNGLVAGNHPFQVVWLPDPQRQAYLAALLAQPTPRMPTDEPTIVFEGNIPANPFDNPDMVAAISHPERTTHLEPTLWLGSAVRIEPSTHLVLRRQGGHNLIVIGQDEEMAAGVLANIVIALAAQHGEAGARFTILDGTRPESHVPGMWNNVAAAVGDAVEVVPPRGAAAAIHALADEVKRRGESPEERYPSLYLIIYDLAQIRDLRQTEDDFSFSFSKDKNAPPAPDRRFREILKEGPVVGVHVLLWCESYNSLTRAVDRLSLREVEFRVAMQMSGADSTSLIDSPAATLLGANRALLYRDDIGTQTKFRPYGPPTEEWLAWVAEKTKPRSALAE, from the coding sequence TTGACGACGCCCCGCCTTTCCACCCGCCGCGAACTTGAGCTGATGCAGCAACTGCAGCAGGTCGCTGACAAACGCGCCGGCGAGGAGCGAATCCTGGCGGCCGCAATCAGCGCGGAACTGGAAACCGCCGAGAAGGAGTTCGAGCAAACGGCGCGGAAGCTGAACGAAGCGTACTCGGCAAAGTCGCGCGTCCTCGAAGAGGAGTATGCGACCGTTAGCCAAGCGGCGATAGTTGCTCACGACGAAGCGATCCGGCAGGCGGAGACTCGGCACAAAACGGCGCTCAAGGGCAATGACGACCGCCGCAACGCGAGCCTCGCCGCCGCGGAGCACCATGCCCAAGAGCTGGAGTGGCAAGCGAACACGGTGTTCGAAGCCCACAAAGGGCAACCGCAGCAGCTAGTTGAAGAGACGACGAAGCGTCTGCAATCGCGGCGGCGCATTGCCGAAGGCTTGCAACGCGATGCCAACACGCTGCTTGAATTGCGTGAGCAAACGCAAGCGGCGGCCGCGTTCGACTGGCGCGCCGATCCCGCGACGGAGTTGTTGACGGCCGAGATTCCCGCAGCGGCAACGGCCGACGATCGGTTGCAGCAGACGCTCAACTTACTCAAACAAGCGGTCCTCGACCTACAGGATCAGAAGCTACCTTCGCTGTTTCTCGAAGGAAAACGCTGGCTCGGTTGGCTCGGCGGAGCGGCCGCGTTCGGAGCCCTCTTCGGCGTCGTTGTCGGCGCCATCTCTGGGCTCGGGTGGATTATCGGCCTCATTGCCGGGTTGGTGCTGGGCTCGATCGGCGGCGGCGCCCTCGTCGCGGTCGCCGTGCCGCGCGGACGACGACGTTCGCTGCAGCAGTTCGGCCGCATCCAACGTCTGCTTGAGCAATACCAGCAGTTGGAGCAGACCACGCTCGTCGAGGCGAAGGCCCACAGCGAGCGTCTCACGCAAGAAAACATCCGCCGCCGCGAACGTGACGTCGCCCACGCTCACGACGAACTCGCAGCAAAGCGGGCAGAACTTCAGACGGCGCATGCGGCGGAACTCTCGCGAGTTGAAGTCGAAGCCGCCGCAGCAATCGCCGAGATCTCGGCGAAGCGCGATGCCGCGCTCTCGGCCGCCGAAGCCAAGTACCCGCCGCTCATCGAGCAGGCCGTTGCCGGTCGCTCGCGCGAGGAACGCGAGAACGCTGAGCGTTTCGATGCTCGTCGCGCTGCGGCGCATGAAAAACAAGCGACCGCTTGGCAGCAAATGGCCGATGCCTGGCAAAGCGGCTTCCGCGCGGTCTCCGACGAACTCGCCGCGATGCAGAATCGCTGCCGCGAATTGTTCCCCGATTGGTCGACGACCGACCTCGCCGCGTGGCAACGCCCCACAGAGCCGCCGGAAGCGATTCCCTTCGGCCTGTGTCCGCTGCCGCTGCAGGCGGTGAAGCATGGCGTGCCGGACGATCCGCGACTCGATCCAGGCGTGCGACGGCTCGTGCTGCCGGCGACGATGCCGCTCAAAGAACAACCGCGGATGGTGATCACCGCCGACGGGGCAGGGCGCCGCGCGGCCGCCGAGGTGCTGCAGCTGATGATGCTGCGGTTCCTCACGTCCATGCCTGCCGGCAAGCTGCGGTTCACGATCATCGATCCCGCCGGCCTCGGCGAGAACTTCGCCGCGTTCATGCACCTGGCCGACTACGACGAGCAACTCGTCGCCGCGCGAATCCTCACCGACTACAAGCAGATCGACGAACGGCTCGGGATCATCAGTCAGCACATGGAAAAAGTGCTGCAGAAGTACCTCCGCAACGAGTTCGCCACGATCCACGAATACAACGAAAGCGCCGGCGAAGTTGCCGAGCCGTACCATGTAATCGTCGCTGCCAACTTCCCGCACGGGTTCTCCGACTCGGCGGCGCGCAAGCTCGTTTCGATCTCGCAGAGCGGTCCGCGGTGCGGGGTCTTCACGCTGCTGAGCATCGACACGGATGTGAAACTGCCGCATGAGTTCCGGCTGCAGCCGCTCCTCGACGACGCGGTCCACCTGCAGTGGCTCGATAACCGGCTCGTCTGGAAATACCCGCTGTTCGAGAAGCTGCCGCTCGAACTTGACCGGATGCCGCAGGCCGAGGAGCTGAACCACCTGCTGCGAATTGCCGGCGAGCAGTCGCGCAAGGCGAGTCGCGTCGAGGTGCCGTTCTCGATGGTGGCGCCGCCGCCCGACCGGCTGTGGGAGGAAGACAGCTCGCGGGAGCTGGTCGTCCCCATGGGTCGAGCCGGCGCGAAGGAATTGCAGTCGCTCCGCTTCGGCGTCGGCACGTCGCAGCACGCTCTCATCTCCGGCAAAACCGGTTCGGGTAAGTCGACGCTGCTGCACGCCCTCATCACAAACGTCGCGCTCCATTACGCTCCCGATCAGGTCGAGCTGTACCTTGTCGACTTTAAGAAGGGCGTGGAATTCAAGGCGTACGCCAACGGACGCTTGCCGCATGCCCGCGTGATCGCCATCGAGAGCGAGCGGGAGTTCGGCGTGAGCGTACTGGAACGGCTCGACGCCGAACTGCGGCGCCGCGGCGAACTGTTCCGCTCGTACGCCGTGCAAGACCTTGGCGGCTTCCGGCGTGCGGCGCCCGAGATCCCGATGCCGCGGACGATGCTCATCGTCGACGAGTTCCAGGAACTGTTCGTCGCCGACGACAAACTGGCCCAAGATGCGGCGCTGTTGCTCGATCGTCTCGTGCGGCAAGGTCGTGCGTTCGGTATCCATGTAATGCTCGGTTCGCAGACGCTCGCCGGCGCCTACTCGCTGGCCCGCAGTACGCTGGGGCAGATGGCCGTTCGCATCGCGCTCGAATGCAGCGAAGCTGATGCGCACCTCATCCTCAGCGATGAAAACACCGCCGCCCGCCTGCTCAATCGCCCGGGCGAGGCGATCTACAACGATCAAAACGGCCTCGTCGCCGGGAACCATCCGTTCCAAGTGGTGTGGCTCCCCGATCCGCAGCGGCAGGCCTACCTCGCCGCGCTGTTGGCGCAGCCGACGCCGCGGATGCCAACCGACGAGCCGACCATCGTGTTCGAAGGAAACATTCCCGCGAACCCGTTCGACAATCCCGACATGGTCGCGGCGATCAGCCACCCCGAGCGAACGACGCACCTTGAGCCAACGCTGTGGCTTGGTTCGGCGGTTCGCATCGAGCCCTCAACGCATCTCGTTCTACGCCGGCAAGGAGGTCACAATCTGATCGTCATCGGCCAAGACGAAGAGATGGCCGCCGGCGTGTTGGCGAACATCGTCATCGCTCTCGCCGCGCAACATGGCGAGGCTGGCGCCCGGTTCACGATCCTCGACGGCACGCGGCCCGAGTCGCACGTCCCCGGCATGTGGAATAACGTCGCTGCCGCGGTCGGCGACGCGGTGGAAGTTGTGCCGCCGCGCGGCGCGGCCGCCGCGATCCACGCGCTCGCCGACGAAGTGAAACGTCGCGGCGAATCGCCCGAAGAACGCTATCCTTCGCTCTACCTGATCATTTACGACCTCGCGCAGATCCGCGACCTGCGGCAGACCGAGGACGATTTTAGTTTCTCGTTCAGCAAAGACAAAAACGCCCCGCCAGCGCCCGATCGACGATTCCGCGAGATCCTCAAAGAGGGGCCCGTCGTCGGCGTGCATGTGCTCCTCTGGTGCGAATCGTACAACTCGCTCACCCGCGCGGTCGATCGGCTGTCGCTCCGCGAAGTGGAGTTCCGTGTTGCGATGCAAATGAGCGGCGCCGACTCGACCAGCCTCATCGACTCGCCAGCGGCGACGCTGCTGGGCGCGAATCGCGCGCTGCTCTATCGCGACGACATCGGCACGCAAACCAAGTTCCGCCCCTACGGCCCGCCGACCGAGGAATGGCTGGCGTGGGTCGCCGAAAAAACAAAACCGCGATCGGCGCTCGCGGAATAG
- a CDS encoding DUF1810 domain-containing protein produces MHSADSFNLQRFLDAQEHVYARALAEIRAGRKETHWMWFIFPQLDGLGFSPMAERYAITNLDEARAYLAHPTLNTRLIEVAEAALSVNSSSARAVFGTPDDLKLRSCATLFAEASPPGSVFERLLEKYYRGEKDEKTLRLLKFASE; encoded by the coding sequence ATGCACTCCGCCGACTCCTTCAACCTGCAGCGTTTCCTCGACGCCCAAGAGCACGTCTACGCGCGGGCCTTGGCCGAGATCCGCGCCGGTCGTAAGGAGACGCATTGGATGTGGTTCATCTTCCCCCAACTCGACGGCCTCGGGTTCAGCCCAATGGCCGAGCGCTACGCGATCACGAATCTCGACGAAGCGCGGGCTTACCTCGCGCATCCGACGCTCAACACGCGGCTGATCGAAGTCGCCGAAGCAGCGCTCAGCGTGAACAGTTCATCTGCCCGTGCCGTGTTTGGGACGCCCGATGACCTCAAACTCCGATCGTGCGCGACGCTGTTCGCCGAGGCGTCGCCGCCGGGATCGGTTTTTGAGCGACTATTAGAGAAGTACTATCGAGGGGAGAAGGATGAGAAGACGTTGCGGTTGTTGAAGTTCGCTAGCGAGTAG